The Candidatus Alcyoniella australis genomic sequence CGAGGGCAACCTGTACAAGAGCATGTCGCACTTCATCTACGAGAAGAAGACCAACGAGTCCGACCCGGACATGAGCGATGTGGAGCTGTTCGAGGCTGACCTGAACCTCGACGAGCTCGACGCGATCACCGACCTGGACGAGGCGATCGTCGAGTGGGCGGGCGAGGCGCTGGCGCCGCACCTGGACGGCTACTTCGCCGGCGCGGTGAACTACTACCTCTACAATCACCCCCAGCGCGGGTTCATCTTCATCCCCTGGGACATCGACTACTCGTTCGATCTGGCCCCATACGAGTTGGACCTGATCGATTTCGTCAGCAGCTGGGGGCATGGAAAGCCCAAACAGTTCCTGACAGTACTCACTGACAACGGCTGGTACCAGCGCTATCTTTCAGAGATCGAACGCGCACGGACTTACTACGATCCGGAGCTGCTTAATCAGCGGATCGACTTATACGCGGACCAGATCGAGGACGCGATGGCAACCGATCCCAACCCGAGTTTCACGCTGGTCGAGCACCAGCAGGCCGAGTCCAACCTGCGCCAACATATTGCGAAACGATGGGAGTTCTCGCAGGGCTGGCTGAACTGCGCTGGCGGCGAGGTCGAACACCAGACGCTGGTGGCCGGGTCCGTCGATTACCAGGTGATCACCACCCCGTGTTCATGGAACCGCGCCCGGGAGAACTGCGAACTGCTCGGCGGCGACCTGGCAGTGCCGCGCAACGCGGACGAACAGACGTTGTTGAGCAACGCGCTGTTCAGCATGGCCCCGGGCAAGGTCTGGATCGGTGCCAACGACCTGACCCAGGAAGGCCTGTGGACCGACGCTGCGGGCAATCCGTTGAGCCACTTGTTCTGGGGCCCTGGACAGCCTTCGGAACACGACCACATCGACTGCGTCCAGATGATCGAATACTACGACGGACTGTGGAGTGACGACTACTGCGCACGTCCCCGTCCTTCCGTTTGCACTGCCGACAAATAAGGATGGCGCTGAAAATGAACATCTCGCGGTTCACAATTTTCGCAATCTGCCTGATGCTTTTACTGGGCCTGCTCTCGATCGCCTGCG encodes the following:
- a CDS encoding CotH kinase family protein: MLIPILCFTALPGCESPDEEKEEDSGDDDDSVDDDDLDDDDDDDQLPAVCDEIYQQDNLPLFEIQIAQSDWDELLYNYQYGMEIPEPRSYFPLIEFRYGDETISNAAIRLRGSPDHWWPDPKMQFNISFKQYDEDGRFRGMRKLNLDNAHGDHTIFHDRLGMQFFRDLGVPAPCVNHAKLNINGEYFGLYVNIEHVDQEFLRRNFGKQDEGNLYKSMSHFIYEKKTNESDPDMSDVELFEADLNLDELDAITDLDEAIVEWAGEALAPHLDGYFAGAVNYYLYNHPQRGFIFIPWDIDYSFDLAPYELDLIDFVSSWGHGKPKQFLTVLTDNGWYQRYLSEIERARTYYDPELLNQRIDLYADQIEDAMATDPNPSFTLVEHQQAESNLRQHIAKRWEFSQGWLNCAGGEVEHQTLVAGSVDYQVITTPCSWNRARENCELLGGDLAVPRNADEQTLLSNALFSMAPGKVWIGANDLTQEGLWTDAAGNPLSHLFWGPGQPSEHDHIDCVQMIEYYDGLWSDDYCARPRPSVCTADK